The Microcystis aeruginosa NIES-843 sequence GCTAAATTAAAAGTGGCTCGACCTCAAAATTTAAAACAATTACCAGGAGAAGTAAAAATATTCCAAAATAATCTATCTGAACAGCTACAAGCTTTACTAGAAAAGGAATCTGAAAAAGTTAGTCAATATTTAAAAGTCCGCTTCTGGTGTCAAGATGAAAGTCGCTTCGGCTGTCATACCATTGTCAGAGATAAAATAACAATTAAAGGCATAAAGCCCCTTGGTAATTTTCAGTATAATTTTCAATATCTCTGGCTCTATGGTTTAATAGAACCTCGAACAGGTAGCAGTTTTTTCTATGAATTTTCTCATTTAGATGGGGAATGTTTTAATCAATATTTAACGCTTTTTTCTCAAGCTTTTTCTGAGGAATTACATATTATTCAATTAGATAATGCTCCCGCACATACGGCGACCGACCTAGAAATACCTGATAATATTATCCTATTTTATCAACCTCCCTATTGTCCAGAAGTAAATCCAATTGAGAGAGTTTGGCTATATTTGAAAAACCTATTGGCCTGGGGCAATTTTAACTCCCTTGATAACTTAAGAAGTAAACTTTACCATCTTTTAAATTCTCTATCCAATGACACGATCGGGTATTTGACGGGATGGTCTTGGATTTTAGAAGCTCTATGTCTGTCAGGAATTTAGAAAAATGGTATAAGCGATGATTGTTTTTCCTGGTTGCAAGGCTCTGCCTAATTGTCAACACATTATTCTTAAGATATTATCCAACAAGGTTTTTAGATTTATTCAGCCAGCCCTATTTAATGATCGCTACCGTTTTCCTGTACCGCTCCTAACTGTTGACGCACATCATCGATCGCTAGATTTAACTGGGCAATTTTATCTTCTAAACTGCGGCGGGCCACTTCCATGCCTTCCTCTGGAGTCAAGCGCCCATTGCGGCTCTCCTCCAAAAAAGCTTGATTATCCCCATCTGCTAAACCGCGACGGCCGCGATTAGCCAACACTGTCCCCAAAACACCGCCCACTAAACCACCGACAATCGCACCGGCTAAAAAACCGCCCGTAAACCCATCTCGCTGACTCATAATCCCTTTTTCTCCTAATAGGTTCCAAAAGCTCGATCGCCGGCATCGCCCAATCCCGGCACGATGTAACCGCCGCTATTTAATCCTTCATCGATAATAGCCGTATAGATGTTCAAGCTGGGATAATTTTGACTCAATTTCTGTAAAGCTGGCGGGGCAGCCACCACGGAAATCAGGCGAATCAGGGTAGGATCAACGCCTCTGCCGGTAATTTCTGCCATTGCCATGGAAATTGATCCCCCCGTGGCTAACATCGGTTCGAGAATTAAGACTCTCGTGGCCGGATCAAAACTGGCCGGTAATTTATTTAAATAACAACTCACCTCCAGGGTTTCCTCATTTCTGGCCAAACCGAGGTGATAGGTACTAGCTAGGGGTAAAAGGCTTTGGGCCCCTTCCAACAGGGCTAATCCTGCCCTTAAAATCGGAACTACGGCGATCGGTACGCTAGGATCGATAAAAGTAGCGGCACATTCCGCTAGAGGGGTTTTAACGCTAGTTTCCAGGGTCGGCAACCATTGCCGCGCCGCTTCGTAGGTTAACCAGCGCCCTAGTTCCGTCATCGCTGTTTTAAACAGTACCGAGGGGGTATTTTGATCGCGGGCGACCGCCAGCCAATGCTTAACCAGAGGATGTTCGGGAACGTAGACCCGCAGTTGTAATACCATGAAAACACTAGAACTCGATCGAGGGCTAAACTTTATCTTAAGCGAAAAAGCCTTCAGGAGTCAGTTATCAGTGATCAGTGATCAGTAATCAGCTTTTTTCTCCCTATCTCCCCATCCCCCAACCCCACACCCCACTTCCCACACCCCTAAAACCCAACCCCCACCACTAGGTTAAAATAAAAGCAAGCCAGAAGCTTGCGAGCGGCTTCTGACTTGGGGAGTTTTAACGACGACGGGTTCTTTGTCGTCTCCGGGCTACTGCTTTACGCTTTCTCTTTTCTTGAGGGGTTTCAAAAAATTGATGCTTTTTGATATCCGCATAAATTCCCGCTTTCGCTACCTGTCGCTTAAAACGACGCAGGGCTGATTCGATCGCCTCGTTCTGACCAACTACCACTTGGGTCATTAACCTAATTCACCTCCTGTAATCGCTCTCTGCCTAAAAAATGCCAACTTCTCATTATAGCACAATCTAGGGTAAAAAGCGATCCAAGGCGGCCTTTAATTCTTCAATTTCTGTCTCGATACTACCTTCCTGGGCAGCCCGGGCAATACATTCGCTCAGATGTTCGTCGAGGATCATTCTGGCGACGCGATCAATCGCCCCGCGAATAGCGGCAATTTGCATCAAAACTTCGGGACAGGGACGATTTTCCGATACCATCGTCTTGATGCCGCGAATATGTCCTTCGATGCGCGAGAGACGGTTAATAATTTGCTTCAGGGAAGCTTCGCTATGGACGTGGGGAGTCCCTTTTGACTCGTGGTCATGTCCCGTCTCGTCGTGGTTGTGAAGGGGGTCGAAAGGGGTAATTTGATTAGTCAAGACCTTACCGTCAATTCAGTTCTACTCTCTAGTGTGCCACAGTTGCGAACCCCAGTCCCTAGAATGGTTTTGTCTGGTTTAAATTTCCGTTCAGGGGTCTTCGGTTTGAAAGTGGGAAGTGGGAAGTGGGAAGTAGGTTTTTTAAAGTTCGATTGGGAGTGAGAGATTAAAGCTGGTGATGGGATTTGAACCCGCGACCGGCTGATTACAAATCAGCTGCTCTACCACTGAGCTACACCAGCATTTTTGACCAACCAATTATAACACAAATAGGGCTTGCTGAAAAAGTTTTTCCCGCGGGCAGGGTGTGGGGTTTTAAGCTAAGACCGATTTTAACCGTCTGTCCCCCCCGAGCAGATTCATCCCGCTGCTTTCCCTCCCTAGTCCGCGACCGGAAGACTAGGGAGCGATACACAGAGGTTCAATGAGTCAAAAGGGATGACCAATAATCAGTTATCAATGACCATTGACCGTTTAATAAGAGCCAGATTAATCCCCCTATTCCCAAAAGAATAGTCAAAACATAAAACTGTGATTGACCAGAAACATTATACTTTAAGGCACTGCCGCTAAAAATCGTCGCTAAACTGACCAAATTAACCAGACCATCAATAATATAACGATCGAGCCAAGCGGTAATTTTTGACAGGCTTCCCACCGCTAAAACCACGGTAAACTGATAGATGCGATCAAGATAGAAGTCATAAGCGAACAAATCTTGCAAGAATCGCAGGATTAACCCAGTTGGTCTCGCCCAAGCTCGTCTTAACTCTACCATTAACCCGATAACTAGGCCAATTACTCCAGAGGCCATCAGTAAGGGAAAACCCCAGACAATAGTAAAACTCTGGTTATTAACGAGAGGATTGGTGAAAGATAGCCAAAAATCCCAACGTAGGGGAATAATCGGGGCCAATAAAACGATTAAAATCAACGATACCATGGGCAAAGCCATCGGCCAAGCCACTTCCGGGGTGCGATGGGTCTTACTTTGGGTTTGTCCCAAAAAGACTAAACGAAAGACCCGCGTGAGATTGACGATGCTAAGACAATTAACAAAGATTAAAACCGCTAATAACCACCAAGGAATCGCCCATTCACCACTTAACCACCGTTTTAATGTCCAAAACATCCCCAGGGGCATTAAAACCGTCATCCCCGCGGAACCTCCTAAAAAGGCCGTGGTTGTAGCCGGCATTCTTGCCCAAATTCCCCCCATTTCCGTGATATTCTGGTTACTGGTGGTGAGAATTAAGGCTCCTGCGCTCATAAACAATAAAGCTTTTGCAATCGCATGGGAGAATAAAATTAGTAAAGCGATATCCACATGACCTAATCCCACCGCAATAAAGACCAAACCGAGATAGGCACTGGTGGAGTGGCATAAAACCCGTTTAATATCAATTTGGGATAAGGCCATCAGAGAAGTACCAATTGCCGTCATTGTCCCCAACACTATTAAAACATTGGCAGCGATCGGAGATAGGGTAAACACCGGCTGCAGCTTAATTAAAACATAGGCCCCCGCCGAAACCACGATCGAATTCCGCATGATTCCGGCTGGATTTGGTCCCTCCATCGCCTCATCTAGCCACAAATTCAGGGGAAATTGGGCGCATTTACCCGTTGGACCAGCAATAAGGGCTAATCCTAACAAAGTCGCCGTCAGAGGCGGTACAGGGTTATTTACTGCCCAATTTTCTAACTGAGAAAAACTCAATCCTTCTCCGTAACTGGACAGAGCCACCAAACCCATCAATAAAATAATATCGCCGACGCGCTTGGTTAAAAAGGCATCTCGGGCCGCGGTTACTACCAAAGGTTGGGCATACCAAAAACCGACGAGGAGATAGGTAGAGACCGTTAACATCTCTAGGAAAGCGTAACTGAATAGTAGGGAGTCACTCAGGGCAATTCCCCCCAAAGCTGCCTCAAAAAAGCCCATTAAGCCATAAAATCTCGCCAAAGACCAATCCTTTTCCATGTAGCCAAGGGCATAGATTTGGGCCAAGAGACTGACGAGGGTAATCACTTCCAGCGTCCCCAAACTGACGGGAGAAAGTTCGATCGAAAGGGATAAACTAAGATCGGCCACTTTTACCCATTCAAAAGTCAGTTTAATCGTCTCTCGATGCCAAATTTGATTAAAAGCGATCGTTCCGTGTATTAACCCTAATACGGTCATCAATAGGTTAATATAAGCGGCCGGCCGCGGACCGGTGCGACTAATAATGCCTAAAGACCAAGGCAAGGTTAAAATCGAACCAATTAAGCCATAAATGGGAATTAACCAGCAAGTGTAAAGGAATAAATCTTTCATTCAGGGTGTTGGGGTGTTGGGGTGTTGGGGTGTTGGGGTGTTAGGGTGTTAGGGTGTTAGGGTTTTAGGGTGTTAGGGTGTTAGGGTTTTAGTTGAAATTCCCCATTCCCCCATTTCCCCATTTCCCCATTTCCCCATTTCCCCACTTCCCCACTTCCCCACTTCCCTGTTTTTGGCCATAAAAAACTAACACTCGATCGAGAAGGGAGCGAGTTTAGTCAATTTAGTTATTTTACAGTTAATCCCGGGATCAGGCTAAATGCGCTGTAATAAAGATTTACCGTGGGAATCGGTGCTACAGGTGGCGAATAGGTGTTAGGGTTTTAGGGTGTTAGGGTGTTAGGGTTTTAGTTGAAATTCCCCATTTCCCCATTTCCCCATTTCCCCACTTCCCCACTTCCCCACTTCCCTGTTTTTGGCCATAAAAAACTAACACTCGATCGAGAAGGGAGCGAGTTTAGTCAATTTAGTTATTTTACAGTTAATCCCGGGATCAGGCTAAATGCGCTGTAATAAAGATTTACCGTGGGAATCGGTGCTACAGGTGGCGAATAGGTGTTAGGGTTTTAGGGTGTTAGGGTGTTAGGGTTTTAGTTGAAATTCCCCATTTCCCCATTCCCCCATTTCCCCATTTCCCCATTTCCCCATTTCCCCACTTCCCCACTTCCCCACTTCCCCACTTCCCTGTTTTTGGCCATAAAAAACTAACACTCGATCGAGAAGGGAGCGAGTTTAGTCAATTTAGTTATTTTACAGTTAATCCCGGGATCAGGCTAAATGCGCTGTAATAAAGATTTACCGTGGGAATCGGTGCTACAGGTGGCAAATAATTGATATTGACGACTAAGAGCGAGAGCTTGTTCGGTTTCCCGTTGACTCGGTAGCCAGGGTTTGGGATTGCCGTAGGCATAAAAGGCCTCAATACCATCAATACCCAATTCTACCGCCGCCGCTACTAAATCGGCTGCGGGGCGATGGTAACGAAAGGGATGGGCGAGAACCACTAAGGCCCCCGCTTGCTGTAAACTGTTAATGACTCTAGAGGCCAAAGCTAGATCTCCTTCCGGTTTGGCTCTTTGCAGATAGGGAGTCAAAACGGTATGAGTAGGATCGAAACCATAGCCAAGAATATGCACTTCTGTCTCTAAGAGATTCGCCGTAATTTCTACCCCTGTCCAGAGATGGGGTAGAGAACCCTTTAAATGCTCATTTTCTAGCCAAATTTGGGCTTGTCGATAACCTTCGATCGAGTGATGATCAGTAATTGCTAATCCTTTTAGTCCGATGTCTAACGCTTGTCTCATCAAGTCTTGGGGACTCATTTGACCATCGGAACAATGGGTATGAAGATGGAAATTGTAATGGTAGGGACAACTATCATAGCCGACATTTGCCCACACCGCTTTCAGGGCGAGGGTATCTTGAGCTAGGGGTGGAATTGTAGCAGAAACGACCATGCAGTATTGAGGAAATTTCCCAAAGATTACAAATTGTTAACAATCAGCATAGCAAATACCAAAAAAAATTGGGTAGCTGCTGTTACCACTAATACTAAATCCTGTTTCAAAGGTGTGGGGAAGTGGGGAAGTAGGGAAGTGGGGAAATGGGGAAATGGGGAAATGGGGGAATGGGGAATTTCAACTATAGCGTTTCCTGTTCGCAAGAGGTACACTATCGATGTTGAAAAGCTTAATTAGCAAAGGTTTAAGTGTGCCACACAGGTGTGAGAACCGCTATAAAACCCTAACACCCTAACACCCTAACACCCTAACACCCCACACCCCACACCCTGCCCCCAGGAAAAACTTTTTGCCGCAAACCCTAACTAGAAAAACTTTTAGTCTTGACTTGACATCCTCGCCGCCGTGAAACGGACGGTGATTCCCAAACCTCACGATTTAGGTTTCTGCTTCTTTCCCGAAGGATTTTTCGCACCTGCCTTAACAGATTTACTCTGTTCTGGTCTTATGGTCGCTCTACAGACTGACACCGCAAGCCCTGCGGCCAAAATATTTTTACTAAGCTTTTACGCATTTAAGTTACATTGACAGCATTACCCTTATTTTTAAGTTTTCTACTCCATTTAATAATCAATCCCCCTTCATTTAAAAGCTGATTGACTACTTTTTCCAGTTCTTCTTTATTTTCAAATTCTCGATTAGCTATGTATTCTTTAGCGGAATGCCATACTAATTCTATTAGGTTGTAATCTGGACTATAAGCTGGTAAAAACTCTAGCCTAATATTGGGCAACTCTTTTTCCACCTGCTCAATAACATCTTTCTTTTTGTGATAACTAGCATTGTCTAATATGATGATAATTTTCGGTCCTTTTTCTCGAAAATCTTCGGGCAGATTTCCCAAGTTTATCCATTCTTGACGAATCTCTTCAT is a genomic window containing:
- a CDS encoding IS630-like element ISMae27 family transposase, giving the protein MSGVPNINVAESVEDLKSLLKQQVTSLNFAKVQSLYLLKIKEVETVRHLAVLIGRSERTIHRWLSCYREGGIENLLSEPEKLGRPKKISVEEAALIQNELKDPEGFQSYKEIHFWVSIILEIPTSYITVYRLVRNELQAKLKVARPQNLKQLPGEVKIFQNNLSEQLQALLEKESEKVSQYLKVRFWCQDESRFGCHTIVRDKITIKGIKPLGNFQYNFQYLWLYGLIEPRTGSSFFYEFSHLDGECFNQYLTLFSQAFSEELHIIQLDNAPAHTATDLEIPDNIILFYQPPYCPEVNPIERVWLYLKNLLAWGNFNSLDNLRSKLYHLLNSLSNDTIGYLTGWSWILEALCLSGI
- the rpsU gene encoding 30S ribosomal protein S21, whose product is MTQVVVGQNEAIESALRRFKRQVAKAGIYADIKKHQFFETPQEKRKRKAVARRRQRTRRR
- a CDS encoding NAD(P)H-quinone oxidoreductase subunit F, coding for MKDLFLYTCWLIPIYGLIGSILTLPWSLGIISRTGPRPAAYINLLMTVLGLIHGTIAFNQIWHRETIKLTFEWVKVADLSLSLSIELSPVSLGTLEVITLVSLLAQIYALGYMEKDWSLARFYGLMGFFEAALGGIALSDSLLFSYAFLEMLTVSTYLLVGFWYAQPLVVTAARDAFLTKRVGDIILLMGLVALSSYGEGLSFSQLENWAVNNPVPPLTATLLGLALIAGPTGKCAQFPLNLWLDEAMEGPNPAGIMRNSIVVSAGAYVLIKLQPVFTLSPIAANVLIVLGTMTAIGTSLMALSQIDIKRVLCHSTSAYLGLVFIAVGLGHVDIALLILFSHAIAKALLFMSAGALILTTSNQNITEMGGIWARMPATTTAFLGGSAGMTVLMPLGMFWTLKRWLSGEWAIPWWLLAVLIFVNCLSIVNLTRVFRLVFLGQTQSKTHRTPEVAWPMALPMVSLILIVLLAPIIPLRWDFWLSFTNPLVNNQSFTIVWGFPLLMASGVIGLVIGLMVELRRAWARPTGLILRFLQDLFAYDFYLDRIYQFTVVLAVGSLSKITAWLDRYIIDGLVNLVSLATIFSGSALKYNVSGQSQFYVLTILLGIGGLIWLLLNGQWSLITDYWSSLLTH
- a CDS encoding metal-sensing transcriptional repressor — protein: MTNQITPFDPLHNHDETGHDHESKGTPHVHSEASLKQIINRLSRIEGHIRGIKTMVSENRPCPEVLMQIAAIRGAIDRVARMILDEHLSECIARAAQEGSIETEIEELKAALDRFLP
- the upp gene encoding uracil phosphoribosyltransferase, which translates into the protein MVLQLRVYVPEHPLVKHWLAVARDQNTPSVLFKTAMTELGRWLTYEAARQWLPTLETSVKTPLAECAATFIDPSVPIAVVPILRAGLALLEGAQSLLPLASTYHLGLARNEETLEVSCYLNKLPASFDPATRVLILEPMLATGGSISMAMAEITGRGVDPTLIRLISVVAAPPALQKLSQNYPSLNIYTAIIDEGLNSGGYIVPGLGDAGDRAFGTY
- a CDS encoding PHP domain-containing protein: MVVSATIPPLAQDTLALKAVWANVGYDSCPYHYNFHLHTHCSDGQMSPQDLMRQALDIGLKGLAITDHHSIEGYRQAQIWLENEHLKGSLPHLWTGVEITANLLETEVHILGYGFDPTHTVLTPYLQRAKPEGDLALASRVINSLQQAGALVVLAHPFRYHRPAADLVAAAVELGIDGIEAFYAYGNPKPWLPSQRETEQALALSRQYQLFATCSTDSHGKSLLQRI